A window from Sphingobacterium hotanense encodes these proteins:
- the lpxD gene encoding UDP-3-O-(3-hydroxymyristoyl)glucosamine N-acyltransferase, with the protein MQFTAEQIATLLKGTVEGNPAVLVDSLSKIEESNSSSLTFLANPKYEHFIYEIEAGIIVINEDLVLQKPVKSTLVRVKNAYSAFTELLKLYHELRNERHGIDEAVHIHETVQMGESPYIGAFAYIGKNVKLGNRVKIYPQVYIGDNVQIGDNTVLFPGAKVYEDCIIGKSVIVHAGAVVGSDGFGFAPKEDGTYDKIPQIGNVIIEDFVEIGANTVIDRATMGSTVIRQGVKLDNLIQIAHNVEIGKNTVIAAQTGISGSTKVGEHVVLGGQVGVVGHITIAKGTQVQAQSGINRSILDENKKWGGSPAFPYNNELRSQVLYSKLPEMERRLAELEKQLKEKNNT; encoded by the coding sequence ATGCAATTCACCGCTGAACAGATAGCAACATTACTGAAAGGAACAGTGGAAGGGAATCCTGCCGTGTTGGTAGATAGTCTTTCCAAAATCGAAGAGTCTAATTCATCGAGCCTAACCTTTTTGGCCAATCCAAAATACGAGCATTTTATTTATGAGATCGAAGCTGGTATTATCGTTATTAACGAAGACCTTGTCCTGCAAAAACCTGTGAAATCCACATTAGTTCGTGTAAAGAACGCCTATTCGGCGTTTACCGAACTGCTTAAATTGTATCATGAACTTCGTAATGAGCGTCATGGCATAGATGAAGCTGTGCATATACACGAAACTGTGCAGATGGGCGAAAGCCCTTATATTGGCGCCTTTGCCTACATCGGCAAGAACGTAAAATTGGGTAATCGCGTTAAGATTTATCCGCAAGTTTATATTGGCGATAATGTGCAGATCGGCGACAATACCGTTTTATTTCCTGGAGCAAAGGTCTATGAGGATTGTATCATCGGAAAGTCGGTAATTGTGCATGCGGGTGCTGTAGTGGGTAGTGACGGCTTCGGTTTTGCGCCGAAAGAAGACGGAACCTATGATAAGATCCCGCAGATTGGGAATGTTATTATTGAGGATTTCGTTGAAATTGGAGCAAATACGGTGATTGACCGCGCAACAATGGGGTCGACCGTTATCCGCCAGGGCGTTAAATTGGACAACCTCATCCAAATCGCACACAACGTGGAAATCGGGAAAAATACGGTAATTGCAGCACAAACTGGAATTTCCGGTAGCACAAAGGTCGGAGAACACGTTGTCTTAGGAGGACAGGTTGGTGTGGTAGGCCATATTACGATTGCCAAGGGAACGCAAGTGCAGGCGCAATCTGGTATCAACCGTTCCATTTTAGATGAGAATAAGAAATGGGGGGGAAGCCCGGCATTTCCATATAATAATGAGCTACGCTCGCAGGTTCTATATTCCAAATTACCGGAGATGGAACGCCGTTTAGCGGAGCTTGAGAAGCAATTAAAAGAGAAAAATAATACCTAA
- a CDS encoding bifunctional UDP-3-O-[3-hydroxymyristoyl] N-acetylglucosamine deacetylase/3-hydroxyacyl-ACP dehydratase: MNVKQRTIKSDIEFSGVGLHTGKQVHLTLKPAPENHWYKFKRVDLDGEPTVNVDADNVTNTARGTTISQNGASVSTIEHLMAALVGLQLDNVLIEIDGPEVPILDGSAAIFIDKIQEVGFQDQDADRDFFEVTDNIHYNDPENKVEIVAMPVDGYRITCMIDFNSPVLGSQHASITNIDEFSKEIASSRTFCFLHELEALVSQNLIKGGDLSNAIVIVDKEIEEDELEKLQVLFHKRVEVAQEGILNNISLRHQNEPARHKLLDMIGDLALVGKPIKGHIMAARPGHAANVAFAKRIKAQMKREKNKKNVKVYDPNTPPVYDTVQIMNILPHRQPFLMIDKILELSETHVVGLKNVTMNEDLFMGHFPGAPLFPGVLQIEAMAQTGGILVLNTVPDPENWLTLFLKIENARFKNQVVPGDTVIFTCELLEPIRRGIARMKGVGMVGDKVVSEAELMAQIVKVKG, translated from the coding sequence ATGAACGTTAAACAAAGAACCATTAAGTCCGATATCGAATTTTCGGGTGTTGGGTTGCACACGGGTAAGCAAGTGCACCTGACGTTAAAACCAGCACCGGAGAACCATTGGTATAAATTTAAACGTGTGGATTTAGATGGCGAACCTACTGTAAATGTTGACGCTGATAATGTGACAAATACGGCTAGAGGAACAACGATTTCTCAGAATGGCGCATCTGTCAGTACTATCGAGCACCTTATGGCTGCCCTTGTGGGTTTGCAGTTGGATAACGTATTGATCGAAATTGATGGCCCTGAAGTGCCAATTCTAGATGGTAGTGCTGCCATCTTCATAGATAAAATACAAGAAGTAGGTTTCCAAGATCAGGATGCTGATAGAGATTTCTTCGAAGTAACGGATAATATCCATTACAACGATCCTGAGAACAAAGTGGAAATCGTAGCGATGCCGGTAGATGGCTACCGCATTACTTGTATGATTGATTTCAACTCGCCGGTATTAGGAAGTCAGCACGCTTCCATCACTAACATCGATGAGTTTAGCAAAGAAATTGCGTCGTCACGCACATTCTGTTTCTTGCATGAATTAGAAGCTTTAGTAAGTCAGAACCTGATTAAAGGTGGGGACTTATCTAATGCAATAGTTATTGTCGACAAGGAAATAGAAGAAGATGAGTTGGAGAAACTTCAGGTATTGTTCCATAAGCGCGTGGAAGTTGCGCAAGAAGGAATTTTGAATAACATCTCATTACGACATCAGAATGAACCTGCCCGTCATAAACTATTGGATATGATCGGTGATTTGGCTTTAGTAGGCAAACCTATCAAGGGGCATATCATGGCGGCACGCCCAGGCCATGCGGCAAACGTAGCCTTTGCGAAACGTATTAAAGCGCAAATGAAGCGAGAAAAGAACAAAAAGAATGTGAAGGTCTATGACCCGAATACGCCGCCGGTGTACGATACGGTTCAGATCATGAACATATTACCTCACCGTCAACCATTCTTGATGATTGATAAGATCTTGGAACTTTCGGAAACCCACGTTGTTGGTTTGAAGAATGTAACCATGAATGAGGACTTATTTATGGGGCATTTCCCTGGTGCACCATTATTTCCTGGAGTATTGCAAATTGAAGCGATGGCTCAAACAGGAGGAATATTGGTTTTAAATACGGTACCTGATCCTGAAAACTGGTTGACTCTATTCTTGAAGATTGAAAACGCAAGATTCAAGAACCAAGTTGTACCGGGTGATACAGTTATCTTCACTTGTGAATTGTTAGAGCCTATTCGTCGTGGTATTGCACGTATGAAGGGTGTCGGCATGGTTGGAGACAAAGTGGTGAGTGAAGCTGAATTAATGGCTCAAATCGTGAAGGTAAAAGGATAA
- the lpxA gene encoding acyl-ACP--UDP-N-acetylglucosamine O-acyltransferase, producing the protein MIQPLSYIHPEAKIAQNVVIEPFSTIHKDVEIGEGTWIGSNVTIMNGARIGKNCRIFPGAVISGEPQDLKFEGEVTTAEIGDNTTIRECVTINRGTKDRYRTVIGKNCLIQAYSHIAHDCFIGDNCIFSNSSTLAGHITVGDYVVLAGMVAVHQFCKIGSHAFVTGGTLVRKDVPPYIKAAREPISYAGINSVGLRRRGYSNEQINEIQNIYRVLFVQHSNLGKALDIVEAEFEATELRDEILGFVRASNRGVVKGFGQGRSGI; encoded by the coding sequence ATGATTCAACCCTTATCATACATACATCCTGAAGCTAAAATAGCACAGAATGTAGTCATTGAACCCTTTAGCACCATACACAAGGATGTGGAAATTGGCGAGGGAACGTGGATTGGCTCCAACGTGACCATCATGAATGGTGCACGCATTGGTAAAAACTGCCGGATATTTCCTGGGGCAGTAATTTCCGGTGAGCCGCAAGATCTAAAATTTGAAGGCGAGGTCACAACAGCGGAAATTGGTGATAATACCACGATTCGCGAATGTGTGACTATCAACCGCGGTACGAAAGATCGCTATAGAACCGTAATTGGAAAGAACTGCTTGATTCAAGCATATAGCCATATTGCGCACGATTGTTTTATCGGCGACAACTGTATCTTCTCTAACTCGAGTACCTTAGCAGGCCATATCACTGTTGGTGATTATGTGGTGCTTGCAGGGATGGTGGCAGTACATCAGTTTTGTAAAATCGGATCGCACGCCTTCGTTACAGGTGGTACACTTGTGCGCAAGGACGTTCCTCCGTATATTAAAGCAGCGCGCGAGCCTATTTCTTATGCCGGTATCAACTCGGTTGGACTAAGAAGAAGAGGCTACAGCAATGAACAAATTAATGAGATTCAGAACATCTACCGTGTGCTGTTTGTTCAACACAGTAATTTAGGTAAGGCTTTGGATATTGTCGAGGCAGAATTTGAAGCAACGGAACTAAGAGATGAGATTCTTGGCTTCGTCAGAGCTTCTAACCGCGGTGTTGTAAAAGGTTTTGGACAGGGTAGATCGGGTATTTAA